GACCAGCGCCGCCGCGCATTCGAACCAGGCACCCCGGTCTTCCTCGCGGACGTCGCGCAATTGGTCCAGCAGCAGGGTCAGGTTGGCGGCGTCGTCGCCGTGGCCGCCCGCCCAACGGGCGGAGAACACCCCCGGCGCGCCGCCCATGGCCGCGACGCACAGCCCCGAATCGTCCGCCACCGCCGGCAGCCCGGTAGCGGCCGCGCACGCGCGGGCTTTCAGCAGCGCGTTCGCCGCGAAAGTCACCCCGTCCTCGGTTGGGGACGGCGCGTTCAACTCGCCGGCGCCGACAACTTGGAGGGGGCCCAGCGCGTCTGCGGCCGCCAAGATGGCCCTCAACTCCGCCACTTTGTGCGGGTTGTGGGTGGCCAGCACCAAACGCGGGCCGCCCGCGGCGCCCCCCGGCCCTGCGGCCACCATCATCGGCGCCGCTCCCCCGCCCCCAACGTCGCGGCCTGGCCCGCAACCCTCCCGAGGCCCGCCGCCGGGGCGGGCAAGCCCAGGCGCCCCGATCCCGGCGGCGCGGTCATCCGGCCAGCACCTGCGCCTGCAGGCGGGCCAGCTGCGCGCAGCCGGTCAGGGCCAAGTCCAACAGCCGGTCCAGTTCGACCCGCGAGAACGGCGCCCGCTCCGCCGTCCCCTGGACCTCGACGAACTTCCCCGAGCCGTCCGCGACCACATTCATGTCGGTTTCGGCACGGACGTCCTCGGAGTACGGCAAGTCCAGCATTGGCGTTCCGCCCACAATCCCAACGGAAACGGCCGCGACCGACCCGGTCAACGCCGCCGCCGACTTCCCGACGTAACCTTTGGCGCGGGCCCACTCGACGGCATCGGCCAATGCGACGTAGGCCCCCGTGATCGAGGCGGTGCGCGTCCCGCCGTCCGCCTGCAGCACGTCGCAGTCCAGTTGGATGGTGTTCTCGCCGAGCGCGCGCAGGTCCACCACGGCGCGCAGGGCGCGGCCGATCAGCCGGGAGATCTCGTGGGTGCGCCCACCGATCTTCCCGCGCACCGATTCGCGGTCCGTCCGTTCGGCGGTGGCGCGCGGCAGCATCGAGTATTCGGCCGTCACCCAGCCCTCCCCGGTGCCGCGCCGCCACCGGGGCACGCCGGGGCTGAACGATGCCGCGCACAACACCCGCGTGTTCCCGCACGTTATCAGCGCGGAACCCTCGGCGGTCTCCAGCCAGCCGCGCTCAATCGCCACGTTTCGAAGTTGGTCTACTGTGCGGCCATCGGCCCGAGTGAATCCAGTCACAGGCCAAGACCCTACCCGCCCCGGCCGGCTTCCGTGACCTGGGGCCTTGGGCGCGCCCGCCGCCGCGGGGCGCCGGAGCGCTTGCGGTCAGCGCCGAAGGCCGATGGACGCCGAAACCGCGTCAGTCGGCCAACCTATCGAGCGGGGCCGGGAAGTCTTCGGTCGGAGAGTCGGTGCCGGCTTCGCCCTCGTCACGGACGAGTTGGCGCAGTTCCCGGCGGACGGCTCCGCGTTGGCACGGATCGGCCAGCCGGAGGCGTCTTGAAAGGCCGCGTGCGGGTCCCGCGCTTGACAGCCACTCATCCGCGGTCGCCAAAGCCGTGGCCGGCGCCCATCCGCGAGCTGTGAGATCGCCCACAACCTCCTCGATAAGATCGGCCTCGTCGTACGGTCCGGCGAAGACATTCGCCAGCGTGCGTGTCGGCACGACCAATCGCGCAGTGAAATGAATCCAGCGCTGCATCAGCAGGGTGACGCCGTACAAGCTCATGATCGCCATCCGCTCGGCCTTGAGAGCCGCGTCAGCCCCGACTGTGCCGATCCCTCGAAAATCAACCGCCGGGTAAGCGCCGGTTGACATGCCGGGCAGATAACACAGGTCAAAGGGGGCGTCTGCCCAATCTGATCGGTACTTTTGCCGTGTCGCTTCCACTTGGGCGCACAGCAAGTTCGGATTGAGCGTATTCCCACGCCGCATTGAACACGGATGTTGAATCAAGACGTGGAGGGCACCGTCGCCGAGCCTCAGAACGTCTCCCGTGAAAAGCGGACGGTACCTCAATTCGGCGGCAGAAACCGGATCCTGGGCGGCGTAGAGGCTGTCGCTCTTGTCCGGCGTTTCAAGATGGGTCAGGGTCGTCACCGCCCCGTGTAAGGCGAACAGAAACCTGTCCGTCTGAGGCCAGATAGGTCTCGAACTCCCGACTGGGCGAATGGCCCCTCCATTCCGGGGCGAGTTCGTCCAGAACCGCCTCGGGACCTCCGACGCCGGACCACATGAGGGCCAAAACCACGTCGGCCTTCTCCTCCGCCAGCAGATCGATCCCGGTGATGGTGGTGCCTGCCGCGACTGGCATCTCCAGCCATGTGGCCGGATCCGCGATCATGTAGCTCTCCGCAAGGCGCGTCAAAGCGCGAAGCTTGGCCAGAGCCGCCCGGTTGCGCGGCGACACAGCCTCGCCGCGACGCCACTTCTGCACAGCGGGGACGCTGACGCCCAGGATGCGGGCGATGTCGCGCCACGCCAGGCCTTCGGAAGACAGTTCCGCGAGGATGTCAGCCGGAGCCCACCGTGCGAATTGGGCCTGAAGCTCGGCAAGCCGGCTTTGAGCCACCCTATTCTTCAGATCGCTTGTGCCCCGCTTGAGGTCGGCGGCTTCGGAATGCAGCGACTCGGCCTGCTCAAGGAGTCCCTGCGCGAAGCTTGGCTTGGTCTCGGTGACTTCGATGCCGCCAAAAGCACGCAAACTGGGTGACTCAGCTCCAGCGGCGATGCTAGCCACGGTTCAGAACCCTTGCTCTGAGCCGGTCCGTGATGGACCGCTCGAATGCGGCTTTGGCCGGGACGTGGAGACGGTCAGCCATTTTCATCAGTACCTCAGTCCTGGGCTCCGCAAGGGGGTCGCCTGGCTTCGGAAGCCAGAACGCGTCAGTGTCCAACAGGAAATAGGGCCCTGACTGGACCTCCGCCCTCGTCAGGTAGGCGGTTGAGGCAAACGCCGAAGGACCGTTGACGGCACCGTACCTGAGCGCAAGCGAATCCGAACCGCGATTCACCGAGTACAGGATGAGGGACTGCTGTTGCACCAGGGTGAATTCGTCCGGCAGTTCGGGCGCCAACAGGTCCGGGGCAATCCAGTCGGCCCAGTCTGGCTCCAGCCCGTCAGTCGGCACTCGGATCTCGTCCACGTAGCGCAGGCCGACCCGCTCAATCCCGTCGATTTCGAGCGTTCCATCGGGGCGGGCCAAGAGGCTGAGGGCCGTGCGGATGGCGGAGGAGAAATGCTTCCACCCGCAGTAGGCCGACGCCTCCACGCTGAGCGAATTGGGTCCATAGGTGATCGCGAGATCACGGCTTCTGTTGTAGAAGTGATGCAACGGGGCGGGCTGAGAGAAGGCCAAAGAGTCTTCTGCGACCGCAGGATCGAGATTTCGCCGAATCTGTTGCGGCACGTCGGCACGGTGCAGCGGGGCGAGGTCGGCGAGTAAACGCCTGGTCGCGGCGACGAACTGATCATCGACCCGAGGCGTCGGCAAGTGCTT
This portion of the Bifidobacteriaceae bacterium genome encodes:
- the rph gene encoding ribonuclease PH; protein product: MTGFTRADGRTVDQLRNVAIERGWLETAEGSALITCGNTRVLCAASFSPGVPRWRRGTGEGWVTAEYSMLPRATAERTDRESVRGKIGGRTHEISRLIGRALRAVVDLRALGENTIQLDCDVLQADGGTRTASITGAYVALADAVEWARAKGYVGKSAAALTGSVAAVSVGIVGGTPMLDLPYSEDVRAETDMNVVADGSGKFVEVQGTAERAPFSRVELDRLLDLALTGCAQLARLQAQVLAG
- a CDS encoding TIGR04255 family protein, with protein sequence MDQATYANPSVVLALFQIKHLPTPRVDDQFVAATRRLLADLAPLHRADVPQQIRRNLDPAVAEDSLAFSQPAPLHHFYNRSRDLAITYGPNSLSVEASAYCGWKHFSSAIRTALSLLARPDGTLEIDGIERVGLRYVDEIRVPTDGLEPDWADWIAPDLLAPELPDEFTLVQQQSLILYSVNRGSDSLALRYGAVNGPSAFASTAYLTRAEVQSGPYFLLDTDAFWLPKPGDPLAEPRTEVLMKMADRLHVPAKAAFERSITDRLRARVLNRG
- the rdgB gene encoding RdgB/HAM1 family non-canonical purine NTP pyrophosphatase produces the protein MVAAGPGGAAGGPRLVLATHNPHKVAELRAILAAADALGPLQVVGAGELNAPSPTEDGVTFAANALLKARACAAATGLPAVADDSGLCVAAMGGAPGVFSARWAGGHGDDAANLTLLLDQLRDVREEDRGAWFECAAALVLPDGRERVETGRMPGRLAREPRGTGGFGYDPILIPDGHAATSAELTPAQKNAISHRGKAFRALAPAIRELWR